A genomic segment from Cervus elaphus chromosome 14, mCerEla1.1, whole genome shotgun sequence encodes:
- the LOC122708130 gene encoding receptor-type tyrosine-protein phosphatase V-like isoform X3, giving the protein MRPPALFAALLWLPGFLAKEDECQPPEEGPIGASGGPPLRVTVSSRGRSASLTLSWAAPGPGGPGRTLRLSRLNPRGSPERQLLQAHTNTSSFEFRDLVPGSRYQLEVTAVRPCGQNASLGLTVLTAPSTVQDLQLHGSESPSSLRASWGSAPGGQDGYQLVLCHLESQTVVHNVSTSAGTLTYNFSHLLPGSEYVLEVTTWAAHLQAKTSARQWTAPVPPGQLALRALGTRALRASWGSAGGAAWLHLLLTDLLSGSNRTAGVTRGVSSHTFPCLSPGTPYTLTLSAVAGPRWAAGPSATEWTRPSTALDLRLTPQTPGLGASWKAGPGAWEGYLLRLSGPMEKTLSLGPGALNVTFPGPLPSGHYTLELRVLAGPYEAGAQATAWLGDAAAQHPQGSGTELPLDGPEASKEPGSRTLPHSEGAPCLLRNVSGPPGATQVTLHGPGARSQVDAVSALGTATSSPTGHAGPPTPQPLEVASRDSPSALTVGWAPAPGPRGGYRVSWHQEGGQGSPGGLVDLGPDNASLTLRGLVPGSCYAVSVWTRVGNLSASIQRARACTLPAPPANLSLGLAARTPVLRAVWSPPAGGRDGFLLRLYCLRPPALESQETLGPEAQTFSWARLAPGTEFLVWLATLRGPDQSSSANATGWTRPLAPALVNVTSEGATQLRASWVHAPGGREGYRVTLYQAGVPVHSSPVGAQVDGASFSALTPGTEYEVEVVTQAGPLRAVAASAAGWTSPVVPAELLVSMQAGSAVVSLAWASGPLGRGACHAQLAGAGLLSREQPLALGQARLVLRDLTPGRNLSLAVRCRAGPRQASTHPVPLPVEPDPVEDVQCQPEATRLALVWTVPAGDVDTCLVVAEQLAAAGAAQLVFRANTSGGALLLARLAPAASYRLSLSVLGRNGLWSRVVSLVCATTPEAWHPPELAAAPRLEPETGMGVLIAQGMFGEEDGQIQWYGVIATTNMSLARPPREAVSRTWYDHYYGGRDAYLAVLLSNPFYPGPWAAPTSWPVPVGTDDCGRTRDICNGRLRPGSRYRFSVVAFSRHSPDTLIAVSAFSEPRTSPSWAVPLPVAAGTAAGVLALGVLLGLLCWRRVNGQRAEKSLRSQELTAYNLRRTHRPIPVHSFQQSFEAKSAHAYQAFFQEFEELKEVGKEQPRLEAEHPANSAKNRYPHVLPYDHSRVRLALLDGKPHSDYINASFIPGYTHPQEFIATQGPLKKTLADFWRLVWEQQVHVIVMLTVGMENGRVLCEHYWPADSRPITHGPVTILLLAEQPQDEWTTREFQLHHAAQQRQRRVKQLQFTTWPDHSVPEAPSSLLAFVELVREQARATVGAGPLLVHCSAGVGRSGTFVALWRLLRQLEEEQAVDVFHAVHVLRLHRPLMIQTPSQYIFLHSCLLSRVLEGPHSTRAAEAAETHSRHWAAPGTSHAAGAPCRPQPIPVRNFARVCAEQAANGNAGFLEEHQLLLRALKDEAGSGTPPPRGEQNEGRCHEWSPSVESGPAGEMLEAWLFPEFWPTETQPVTTDAVTVRWVADGSAAGWPCTFLHVTHRCQRLYPEGEREGETGAAAAVPMLGAGPGAPHRDPAALPGRRGPVLLPGHRAARHAAQSLQQGCGPTGHLPGPGAAAAAGRDRGRRGRLHCGLAAVAGLRPHDPNAGAVRPPLQLPRQRALGRAAVSHPAPAVWEAVLARQAHCGPASPGGWPARQPRAVKGNKRCGQA; this is encoded by the exons ATGAGGCCCCCAGCCCTGTTCGCGGCGCTCCTCTGGCTCCCAGGCTTCTTGGCCAAG GAAGATGAGTGCCAGCCCCCGGAAGAGGGTCCCATAGGGGCCAGTGGAG GACCGCCCCTGAGGGTGACGGTCAGCAGCCGGGGCAGGTCCGCCAGCCTCACGCTGAGCTGGGCCGCCCCTGGGCCGGGCGGGCCCGGCCGCACCCTCCGCCTCAGCCGGCTGAACCCCCGCGGCTCCCCTGAACGGCAGCTGCTCCAGGCCCACACCAACACGTCCAGCTTCGAGTTCCGGGACCTGGTGCCAGGAAGTCGCTACCAGCTGGAGGTGACGGCCGTGCGCCCCTGCGGGCAGAACGCCAGCCTCGGCCTCACTGTGCTCACAG CCCCGTCCACTGTCCAGGACCTGCAGCTCCACGGCTCCGAGAGCCCGTCCAGCCTGCGGGCCTCATGGGGCTCTGCCCCCGGGGGGCAGGATGGCTACCAGCTTGTCCTCTGCCACCTGGAGTCCCAGACAGTGGTTCACAACGTCTCCACGTCTGCCGGCACCCTGACCTACAATTTTAGCCACCTCCTACCAGGCAGTGAGTACGTCTTGGAGGTTACCACCTGGGCTGCCCACCTCCAAGCGAAGACCAGTGCCCGCCAGTGGACAG CTCCTGTACCTCCAGGGCAGCTGGCGCTGCGTGCCCTGGGCACCAGGGCCCTGCGGGCCTCCTGGGGCAGCGCTGGGGGGGCCGCCTGGCTGCACCTCCTGCTCACAGACCTCCTCAGTGGCTCCAACCGGACGGCGGGCGTCACAAGAGGTGTCTCCAGCCACACCTTCCCGTGCCTCTCTCCCGGAACCCCCTACACGCTGACACTCAGCGCTGTCGCCGGCCCCCGTTGGGCAGCGGGGCCCAGTGCCACCGAGTGGACCC GTCCCTCCACGGCCCTGGACCTGCGGCTCACTCCCCAGACCCCAGGGCTTGGGGCCAGCTGGAAGGCGGGCCCCGGGGCCTGGGAGGGCTACCTGCTCAGGCTGAGCGGGCCTATGGAAAAGACCCTAAGTTTGGGCCCTGGGGCCCTCAACGTCACGTTCCCAGGGCCCCTGCCATCCGGACACTACACTCTGGAGCTGAGAGTTCTGGCGGGGCCCTACGAGGCCGGGGCCCAGGCCACTGCCTGGCTGGGTG ATGCTGCAGCCCAGCACCCGCAGGGCAGCGGTACCGAGCTGCCCCTGGATGGGCCAGAGGCCAGCAAGGAGCCTGGGAGCCGGACACTGCCCCACTCTGAGGGGgccccctgcctcctcagaaatgtCTCAGGGCCACCTGGTGCCACCCAGGTCACGCTCCACGGGCCCGGGGCCCGCTCCCAGGTGGACGCTGTCTCTGCTCTGGGCACTGCCACCTCAAGCCCCACAGGCCACGCAG GGCCCCCCACGCCACAGCCGCTGGAGGTGGCCAGCAGGGACAGCCCCTCCGCCTTGACCGTTGGCTGGGCCCCGGCACCGGGGCCACGGGGAGGCTACAGGGTCAGCTGGCACCAGGAGGGCGGCCAGGGCTCGCCGGGCGGGCTTGTCGACTTGGGCCCGGACAACGCCAGCCTGACACTGCGGGGTCTCGTGCCCGGCTCCTGCTACGCCGTGTCTGTGTGGACTCGGGTGGGGAACCTTAGCGCCAGCATCCAAAGGGCTCGCGCCTGCACAC TCCCTGCGCCGCCTGCCAACCTGAGCCTGGGCCTGGCTGCCCGGACCCCTGTCCTGAGGGCCGTCTGGAGCCCCCCCGCGGGGGGCAGGGACGGCTTCCTCCTGCGGCTTTACTGCCTGCGGCCTCCAGCTCTGGAGAGCCAGGAGACCCTGGGCCCCGAGGCACAGACCTTCTCCTGGGCCCGGCTGGCTCCGGGCACTGAGTTCCTGGTGTGGCTGGCCACCCTGCGGGGTCCCGACCAGAGCAGCAGCGCCAACGCCACGGGCTGGACGC GCCCCCTCGCCCCTGCCCTGGTGAACGTGACCAGTGAAGGCGCCACCCAGCTCCGGGCGTCCTGGGTCCACGCGCCGGGGGGCCGGGAGGGCTACCGGGTGACACTCTACCAGGCGGGCGTCCCGGTGCACTCCAGCCCCGTGGGGGCCCAGGTGGACGGCGCCAGCTTCTCGGCTCTGACTCCGGGCACTGAGTACGAGGTGGAGGTGGTCACGCAGGCCGGGCCCCTCCGTGCAGTGGCGGCCAGTGCCGCCGGCTGGACCT CCCCAGTGGTGCCTGCGGAGCTGCTGGTGTCCATGCAGGCGGGCAGCGCCGTGGTCAGCCTGGCCTGGGCCAGCGGCCCCCTGGGGCGCGGAGCCTGCCACGCGCAGCTCGCGGGGGCCGGGCTCCTGTCCCGGGAGCAGCCCCTGGCCCTGGGCCAAGCCCGCCTGGTCCTGAGAGACCTCACGCCTGGCCGCAACCTCTCCTTGGCCGTGCGGTGCCGGGCGGGGCCCCGCCAGGCCTCCACGCACCCTGTGCCGCTGCCCGTGG AGCCTGACCCGGTGGAGGACGTGCAGTGCCAGCCCGAAGCCACGCGCCTGGCCCTGGTCTGGACGGTGCCCGCGGGGGACGTGGACACCTGTCTGGTGGTGGCGGAGCAGCTGGCGGCGGCAGGGGCCGCCCAGCTCGTCTTCCGGGCCAACACCTCCGGGGGCGCCCTCCTCCTGGCGCGCCTGGCGCCTGCCGCGTCCTACCGCCTCAGCCTCTCGGTGCTGGGCAGGAACGGCCTGTGGAGCCGGGTGGTCAGCCTGGTGTGCGCCACCACGCCCGAGG CCTGGCACCCCCCGGAGCTGGCCGCAGCCCCCCGGCTGGAGCCCGAGACGGGGATGGGCGTGCTGATTGCCCAGGGCATGTTCGGCGAGGAGGACGGGCAGATCCAGTGGTACGGGGTCATCGCCACCACCAATATGTCGC TGGCCCGGCCTCCCCGCGAAGCCGTCAGCCGCACATGGTACGACCATTACTACGGCGGCCGCGACGCCTACCTGGCTGTACTGCTCTCCAACCCGTTCTACCCCGGGCCCTGGGCCGCGCCCACATCCTGGCCGGTGCCCGTGGGCACGGACGACTGCGGCCGGACCCGCGACATATGTAACGGGCGGCTCAGGCCGGGCTCCCGGTATCG GTTCAGTGTCGTGGCCTTTTCCAGGCACAGCCCTGACACCCTTATCGCCGTCTCAGCCTTTTCAG AGCCCCGGACCAGCCCTTCCTGGGCAGTGCCCCTTCCGGTGGCAGCGGGCACCGCGGCCGGCGTGCTCGCCCTGGGTGTCTTGCTGGGCCTGCTGTGCTGGAGGCGAGTGAACGGGCAGAG GGCAGAGAAGAGCCTGCGCTCCCAGGAGCTGACTGCTTACAACCTGCG GCGGACCCACCGGCCCATCCCCGTGCACAGCTTCCAGCAGAGCTTTGAGGCCAAGAGTGCCCACGCCTACCAGGCCTTTTTTCAGGAGTTTGAG GAGCTGAAGGAGGTGGGCAAGGAGCAGCCGAGGCTGGAGGCTGAGCACCCTGCCAACAGCGCGAAGAACCGCTACCCTCACGTGTTGCCCT ACGACCACTCCCGGGTCAGGCTGGCCCTGCTGGACGGGAAGCCCCACTCTGACTACATCAATGCCAGCTTCATCCCG ggctaCACCCACCCGCAGGAGTTCATCGCCACCCAGGGGCCTCTCAAGAAGACACTGGCGGACTTCTGGCGGCTGGTGTGGGAGCAGCAGGTCCACGTCATCGTCATGCTGACCGTGGGCATGGAGAACGGGCGG GTGCTGTGTGAGCACTACTGGCCGGCCGACTCCCGCCCCATCACCCACGGGCCGGTCACCATCCTCCTGCTGGCCGAGCAGCCACAGGACGAGTGGACCACACGGGAATTCCAGCTGCATCAC gcTGCCCAGCAGCGGCAGCGGAGGGTGAAGCAGCTGCAGTTCACCACCTGGCCGGACCACAGTGTCCCCGAGGCCCCCAGCTCCCTGCTGGCCTTTGTGGAGCTGGTCCGGGAGCAGGCGAGGGCCACCGTGGGCGCAGGGCCCCTCCTGGTGCACTGCAG CGCGGGCGTGGGCCGCTCAGGCACCTTTGTGGCCCTGTGGCGGCTGCTGCggcagctggaggaggagcaggcgGTGGACGTGTTCCACGCGGTGCACGTGCTGCGCCTACACCGGCCGCTCATGATTCAGACCCCG agccAGTACATCTTCCTGCACAGCTGCCTCCTGAGCAGGGTCCTGGAAGGGCCCCACAGCACCCGCGCTGCCGA GGCTGCAGAGACCCACAGCAGGCACTGGGCAGCCCCAGGCACCTCCCACGCAGCCGGTGCCCCCTGCAGGCCGCAGCCCATCCCCGTGAGGAACTTTGCCCGAGTGTGCGCAGAACAGGCCGCCAATGGCAACgcgggcttcctggaggagcaccag ctccTGCTCCGGGCCCTGAAGGACGAGGCAGGCTCTGGGACACCCCCTCCCCGCGGTGAGCAGAATG AGGGCCGTTGTCACGAGTGGTCCCCTTCGGTGGAGAGCGGCCCAGCTGGGGAGATGCTTGAAGCCTGGCTCTTCCCT GAGTTCTGGCCCACGGAGACGCAGCCTGTTACCACGGACGCGGTGACCGTGCGCTGGGTGGCGGACGGCAGTGCTGCAGGCTGGCCCTGCACCTTCCTTCACGTCACACAT CGGTGCCAACGTCTCTACCCAGAAGGCGAGCGGGAAGGAGAGACCGGTGCAGCGGCTGCAGTTCCCATGCTGGGAGCCGGGCCAGGCGCTCCCCACCGAGACCCTGCTGCCCTTCCTGGCCGCCGTGGGCCGGTGCTGCTCCCGGGACACCGAGCAGCCAGGCACGCTGCTCAGTCACTGCAG CAAGGGTGCGGCCCAACTGGGCACCTTCCTGGCCCTGGAGCAGCTGCTGCAGCAGGCAGGGACCGAGGGCGCCGTGGACGTCTTCACTGTGGCCTTGCAGCAGTCGCAGGCCTGCGGCCTCATGACCCCAACGCTG GAGCAGTACGTCCACCTCTACAGCTGCCTCGACAGCGCGCTCTCGGAAGGGCTGCCGTGAGTCACCCAGCCCCTGCTGTGTGGGAGGCGGTGCTGGCCCGGCAAGCCCACTGTGGCCCGGCTTCCCCGGGAGGGTGGCCTGCACGCCAACCCCGTGCTGTGAAGGGCAATAAACGGTGTGGTCAAGCCTGA
- the LOC122708130 gene encoding receptor-type tyrosine-protein phosphatase V-like isoform X5 produces the protein MRPPALFAALLWLPGFLAKEDECQPPEEGPIGASGGPPLRVTVSSRGRSASLTLSWAAPGPGGPGRTLRLSRLNPRGSPERQLLQAHTNTSSFEFRDLVPGSRYQLEVTAVRPCGQNASLGLTVLTAPSTVQDLQLHGSESPSSLRASWGSAPGGQDGYQLVLCHLESQTVVHNVSTSAGTLTYNFSHLLPGSEYVLEVTTWAAHLQAKTSARQWTAPVPPGQLALRALGTRALRASWGSAGGAAWLHLLLTDLLSGSNRTAGVTRGVSSHTFPCLSPGTPYTLTLSAVAGPRWAAGPSATEWTRPSTALDLRLTPQTPGLGASWKAGPGAWEGYLLRLSGPMEKTLSLGPGALNVTFPGPLPSGHYTLELRVLAGPYEAGAQATAWLGDAAAQHPQGSGTELPLDGPEASKEPGSRTLPHSEGAPCLLRNVSGPPGATQVTLHGPGARSQVDAVSALGTATSSPTGHAGPPTPQPLEVASRDSPSALTVGWAPAPGPRGGYRVSWHQEGGQGSPGGLVDLGPDNASLTLRGLVPGSCYAVSVWTRVGNLSASIQRARACTLPAPPANLSLGLAARTPVLRAVWSPPAGGRDGFLLRLYCLRPPALESQETLGPEAQTFSWARLAPGTEFLVWLATLRGPDQSSSANATGWTRPLAPALVNVTSEGATQLRASWVHAPGGREGYRVTLYQAGVPVHSSPVGAQVDGASFSALTPGTEYEVEVVTQAGPLRAVAASAAGWTSPVVPAELLVSMQAGSAVVSLAWASGPLGRGACHAQLAGAGLLSREQPLALGQARLVLRDLTPGRNLSLAVRCRAGPRQASTHPVPLPVEPDPVEDVQCQPEATRLALVWTVPAGDVDTCLVVAEQLAAAGAAQLVFRANTSGGALLLARLAPAASYRLSLSVLGRNGLWSRVVSLVCATTPEAWHPPELAAAPRLEPETGMGVLIAQGMFGEEDGQIQWYGVIATTNMSLARPPREAVSRTWYDHYYGGRDAYLAVLLSNPFYPGPWAAPTSWPVPVGTDDCGRTRDICNGRLRPGSRYRFSVVAFSRHSPDTLIAVSAFSEPRTSPSWAVPLPVAAGTAAGVLALGVLLGLLCWRRVNGQRAEKSLRSQELTAYNLRRTHRPIPVHSFQQSFEAKSAHAYQAFFQEFEELKEVGKEQPRLEAEHPANSAKNRYPHVLPYDHSRVRLALLDGKPHSDYINASFIPGYTHPQEFIATQGPLKKTLADFWRLVWEQQVHVIVMLTVGMENGRVLCEHYWPADSRPITHGPVTILLLAEQPQDEWTTREFQLHHAAQQRQRRVKQLQFTTWPDHSVPEAPSSLLAFVELVREQARATVGAGPLLVHCSAGVGRSGTFVALWRLLRQLEEEQAVDVFHAVHVLRLHRPLMIQTPSQYIFLHSCLLSRVLEGPHSTRAAEAAETHSRHWAAPGTSHAAGAPCRPQPIPVRNFARVCAEQAANGNAGFLEEHQLLLRALKDEAGSGTPPPREGRCHEWSPSVESGPAGEMLEAWLFPEFWPTETQPVTTDAVTVRWVADGSAAGWPCTFLHVTHRCQRLYPEGEREGETGAAAAVPMLGAGPGAPHRDPAALPGRRGPVLLPGHRAARHAAQSLQQGCGPTGHLPGPGAAAAAGRDRGRRGRLHCGLAAVAGLRPHDPNAGAVRPPLQLPRQRALGRAAVSHPAPAVWEAVLARQAHCGPASPGGWPARQPRAVKGNKRCGQA, from the exons ATGAGGCCCCCAGCCCTGTTCGCGGCGCTCCTCTGGCTCCCAGGCTTCTTGGCCAAG GAAGATGAGTGCCAGCCCCCGGAAGAGGGTCCCATAGGGGCCAGTGGAG GACCGCCCCTGAGGGTGACGGTCAGCAGCCGGGGCAGGTCCGCCAGCCTCACGCTGAGCTGGGCCGCCCCTGGGCCGGGCGGGCCCGGCCGCACCCTCCGCCTCAGCCGGCTGAACCCCCGCGGCTCCCCTGAACGGCAGCTGCTCCAGGCCCACACCAACACGTCCAGCTTCGAGTTCCGGGACCTGGTGCCAGGAAGTCGCTACCAGCTGGAGGTGACGGCCGTGCGCCCCTGCGGGCAGAACGCCAGCCTCGGCCTCACTGTGCTCACAG CCCCGTCCACTGTCCAGGACCTGCAGCTCCACGGCTCCGAGAGCCCGTCCAGCCTGCGGGCCTCATGGGGCTCTGCCCCCGGGGGGCAGGATGGCTACCAGCTTGTCCTCTGCCACCTGGAGTCCCAGACAGTGGTTCACAACGTCTCCACGTCTGCCGGCACCCTGACCTACAATTTTAGCCACCTCCTACCAGGCAGTGAGTACGTCTTGGAGGTTACCACCTGGGCTGCCCACCTCCAAGCGAAGACCAGTGCCCGCCAGTGGACAG CTCCTGTACCTCCAGGGCAGCTGGCGCTGCGTGCCCTGGGCACCAGGGCCCTGCGGGCCTCCTGGGGCAGCGCTGGGGGGGCCGCCTGGCTGCACCTCCTGCTCACAGACCTCCTCAGTGGCTCCAACCGGACGGCGGGCGTCACAAGAGGTGTCTCCAGCCACACCTTCCCGTGCCTCTCTCCCGGAACCCCCTACACGCTGACACTCAGCGCTGTCGCCGGCCCCCGTTGGGCAGCGGGGCCCAGTGCCACCGAGTGGACCC GTCCCTCCACGGCCCTGGACCTGCGGCTCACTCCCCAGACCCCAGGGCTTGGGGCCAGCTGGAAGGCGGGCCCCGGGGCCTGGGAGGGCTACCTGCTCAGGCTGAGCGGGCCTATGGAAAAGACCCTAAGTTTGGGCCCTGGGGCCCTCAACGTCACGTTCCCAGGGCCCCTGCCATCCGGACACTACACTCTGGAGCTGAGAGTTCTGGCGGGGCCCTACGAGGCCGGGGCCCAGGCCACTGCCTGGCTGGGTG ATGCTGCAGCCCAGCACCCGCAGGGCAGCGGTACCGAGCTGCCCCTGGATGGGCCAGAGGCCAGCAAGGAGCCTGGGAGCCGGACACTGCCCCACTCTGAGGGGgccccctgcctcctcagaaatgtCTCAGGGCCACCTGGTGCCACCCAGGTCACGCTCCACGGGCCCGGGGCCCGCTCCCAGGTGGACGCTGTCTCTGCTCTGGGCACTGCCACCTCAAGCCCCACAGGCCACGCAG GGCCCCCCACGCCACAGCCGCTGGAGGTGGCCAGCAGGGACAGCCCCTCCGCCTTGACCGTTGGCTGGGCCCCGGCACCGGGGCCACGGGGAGGCTACAGGGTCAGCTGGCACCAGGAGGGCGGCCAGGGCTCGCCGGGCGGGCTTGTCGACTTGGGCCCGGACAACGCCAGCCTGACACTGCGGGGTCTCGTGCCCGGCTCCTGCTACGCCGTGTCTGTGTGGACTCGGGTGGGGAACCTTAGCGCCAGCATCCAAAGGGCTCGCGCCTGCACAC TCCCTGCGCCGCCTGCCAACCTGAGCCTGGGCCTGGCTGCCCGGACCCCTGTCCTGAGGGCCGTCTGGAGCCCCCCCGCGGGGGGCAGGGACGGCTTCCTCCTGCGGCTTTACTGCCTGCGGCCTCCAGCTCTGGAGAGCCAGGAGACCCTGGGCCCCGAGGCACAGACCTTCTCCTGGGCCCGGCTGGCTCCGGGCACTGAGTTCCTGGTGTGGCTGGCCACCCTGCGGGGTCCCGACCAGAGCAGCAGCGCCAACGCCACGGGCTGGACGC GCCCCCTCGCCCCTGCCCTGGTGAACGTGACCAGTGAAGGCGCCACCCAGCTCCGGGCGTCCTGGGTCCACGCGCCGGGGGGCCGGGAGGGCTACCGGGTGACACTCTACCAGGCGGGCGTCCCGGTGCACTCCAGCCCCGTGGGGGCCCAGGTGGACGGCGCCAGCTTCTCGGCTCTGACTCCGGGCACTGAGTACGAGGTGGAGGTGGTCACGCAGGCCGGGCCCCTCCGTGCAGTGGCGGCCAGTGCCGCCGGCTGGACCT CCCCAGTGGTGCCTGCGGAGCTGCTGGTGTCCATGCAGGCGGGCAGCGCCGTGGTCAGCCTGGCCTGGGCCAGCGGCCCCCTGGGGCGCGGAGCCTGCCACGCGCAGCTCGCGGGGGCCGGGCTCCTGTCCCGGGAGCAGCCCCTGGCCCTGGGCCAAGCCCGCCTGGTCCTGAGAGACCTCACGCCTGGCCGCAACCTCTCCTTGGCCGTGCGGTGCCGGGCGGGGCCCCGCCAGGCCTCCACGCACCCTGTGCCGCTGCCCGTGG AGCCTGACCCGGTGGAGGACGTGCAGTGCCAGCCCGAAGCCACGCGCCTGGCCCTGGTCTGGACGGTGCCCGCGGGGGACGTGGACACCTGTCTGGTGGTGGCGGAGCAGCTGGCGGCGGCAGGGGCCGCCCAGCTCGTCTTCCGGGCCAACACCTCCGGGGGCGCCCTCCTCCTGGCGCGCCTGGCGCCTGCCGCGTCCTACCGCCTCAGCCTCTCGGTGCTGGGCAGGAACGGCCTGTGGAGCCGGGTGGTCAGCCTGGTGTGCGCCACCACGCCCGAGG CCTGGCACCCCCCGGAGCTGGCCGCAGCCCCCCGGCTGGAGCCCGAGACGGGGATGGGCGTGCTGATTGCCCAGGGCATGTTCGGCGAGGAGGACGGGCAGATCCAGTGGTACGGGGTCATCGCCACCACCAATATGTCGC TGGCCCGGCCTCCCCGCGAAGCCGTCAGCCGCACATGGTACGACCATTACTACGGCGGCCGCGACGCCTACCTGGCTGTACTGCTCTCCAACCCGTTCTACCCCGGGCCCTGGGCCGCGCCCACATCCTGGCCGGTGCCCGTGGGCACGGACGACTGCGGCCGGACCCGCGACATATGTAACGGGCGGCTCAGGCCGGGCTCCCGGTATCG GTTCAGTGTCGTGGCCTTTTCCAGGCACAGCCCTGACACCCTTATCGCCGTCTCAGCCTTTTCAG AGCCCCGGACCAGCCCTTCCTGGGCAGTGCCCCTTCCGGTGGCAGCGGGCACCGCGGCCGGCGTGCTCGCCCTGGGTGTCTTGCTGGGCCTGCTGTGCTGGAGGCGAGTGAACGGGCAGAG GGCAGAGAAGAGCCTGCGCTCCCAGGAGCTGACTGCTTACAACCTGCG GCGGACCCACCGGCCCATCCCCGTGCACAGCTTCCAGCAGAGCTTTGAGGCCAAGAGTGCCCACGCCTACCAGGCCTTTTTTCAGGAGTTTGAG GAGCTGAAGGAGGTGGGCAAGGAGCAGCCGAGGCTGGAGGCTGAGCACCCTGCCAACAGCGCGAAGAACCGCTACCCTCACGTGTTGCCCT ACGACCACTCCCGGGTCAGGCTGGCCCTGCTGGACGGGAAGCCCCACTCTGACTACATCAATGCCAGCTTCATCCCG ggctaCACCCACCCGCAGGAGTTCATCGCCACCCAGGGGCCTCTCAAGAAGACACTGGCGGACTTCTGGCGGCTGGTGTGGGAGCAGCAGGTCCACGTCATCGTCATGCTGACCGTGGGCATGGAGAACGGGCGG GTGCTGTGTGAGCACTACTGGCCGGCCGACTCCCGCCCCATCACCCACGGGCCGGTCACCATCCTCCTGCTGGCCGAGCAGCCACAGGACGAGTGGACCACACGGGAATTCCAGCTGCATCAC gcTGCCCAGCAGCGGCAGCGGAGGGTGAAGCAGCTGCAGTTCACCACCTGGCCGGACCACAGTGTCCCCGAGGCCCCCAGCTCCCTGCTGGCCTTTGTGGAGCTGGTCCGGGAGCAGGCGAGGGCCACCGTGGGCGCAGGGCCCCTCCTGGTGCACTGCAG CGCGGGCGTGGGCCGCTCAGGCACCTTTGTGGCCCTGTGGCGGCTGCTGCggcagctggaggaggagcaggcgGTGGACGTGTTCCACGCGGTGCACGTGCTGCGCCTACACCGGCCGCTCATGATTCAGACCCCG agccAGTACATCTTCCTGCACAGCTGCCTCCTGAGCAGGGTCCTGGAAGGGCCCCACAGCACCCGCGCTGCCGA GGCTGCAGAGACCCACAGCAGGCACTGGGCAGCCCCAGGCACCTCCCACGCAGCCGGTGCCCCCTGCAGGCCGCAGCCCATCCCCGTGAGGAACTTTGCCCGAGTGTGCGCAGAACAGGCCGCCAATGGCAACgcgggcttcctggaggagcaccag ctccTGCTCCGGGCCCTGAAGGACGAGGCAGGCTCTGGGACACCCCCTCCCCGCG AGGGCCGTTGTCACGAGTGGTCCCCTTCGGTGGAGAGCGGCCCAGCTGGGGAGATGCTTGAAGCCTGGCTCTTCCCT GAGTTCTGGCCCACGGAGACGCAGCCTGTTACCACGGACGCGGTGACCGTGCGCTGGGTGGCGGACGGCAGTGCTGCAGGCTGGCCCTGCACCTTCCTTCACGTCACACAT CGGTGCCAACGTCTCTACCCAGAAGGCGAGCGGGAAGGAGAGACCGGTGCAGCGGCTGCAGTTCCCATGCTGGGAGCCGGGCCAGGCGCTCCCCACCGAGACCCTGCTGCCCTTCCTGGCCGCCGTGGGCCGGTGCTGCTCCCGGGACACCGAGCAGCCAGGCACGCTGCTCAGTCACTGCAG CAAGGGTGCGGCCCAACTGGGCACCTTCCTGGCCCTGGAGCAGCTGCTGCAGCAGGCAGGGACCGAGGGCGCCGTGGACGTCTTCACTGTGGCCTTGCAGCAGTCGCAGGCCTGCGGCCTCATGACCCCAACGCTG GAGCAGTACGTCCACCTCTACAGCTGCCTCGACAGCGCGCTCTCGGAAGGGCTGCCGTGAGTCACCCAGCCCCTGCTGTGTGGGAGGCGGTGCTGGCCCGGCAAGCCCACTGTGGCCCGGCTTCCCCGGGAGGGTGGCCTGCACGCCAACCCCGTGCTGTGAAGGGCAATAAACGGTGTGGTCAAGCCTGA